In Afipia carboxidovorans OM5, the sequence TCTTCTGCTCGAGCAGGCCAAGATCCATCACCATGCCGGTGGCAGGGTCGGGTGTGCCGCGGACCGTCACTTCGGCACGAAATGAATGGCCATGGATTTCCTCGCTCGACTCGCCGAGCGTCGTGCCCTTCAGCGAATGGGCGGCCTCAAAGCGGAAGGATTTGGTCAATTCCCACATTACGAAAGATCACTCCAGCGACTGTCTTACCTGATCCCGATGGTTTTGTGGGTCTGCACGCTCAACCGCCATTGCGGGTGGCGCAGACAATAGTCAATCGCGCGTTCGGTGTTTTGCGCCAAATCAGGCCCATCCATCGGTTGCAGTGAGAAATGGGCGAAGGCAAGCGCAGCGTAATCCTCCGGCGTGTTCTCCGCCTGCGGATAAACGAGCTTCAGTTCGTGGCCCTGCCGGATCGCAAGCTCTGTGTCAGCCTTGGGGCTCACACAGATCCAGTCGAGGCCGGGCGGGGCGGGGAGTGTCCCGTTGGTCTCAACCGCAATCATGAAATGGCGTGCATGAAGTGCTTCGATCAATTCCACGTCGATCTGCAGCAGCGGCTCGCCGCCGGTCAGCACCACGAAACGGTGTGTCGTCCCTTCGCCCCAGGTTGCAGCGATTTGGTCAGCAAGCGCATCGGCTGTGGCGTAGCGGCCGCCCAGCGTGCCGTCGGTGCCGACGAAGTCGGTGTCGCAGAATCGGCAAGTGGCGTCGGCACGGTCCTGTTCGCGACCGGTCCAGAGATTGCAGCCTGCAAAACGGCAGAACACGGCCGTGCGCCCCGCATGAGCGCCTTCACCTTGCAAGGTCAGGAAGATTTCCTTCACCGCGTAGCTCACGGCGCGTTGTCTCCATTTGTGACACCATGACGCGTCTGACGTAGCGCCTCACCGAGCGCCATCGCCGCGCTGACGGCGATGTTGAGGGAGCGCATACCTTCCGCGATCGGGATCAACAACCGCTGATCGGCGCTTTCGGCGACCTCGTCGGGCACGCCCGCGCTCTCCCGGCCGAACAGAAGAATATCAGTATCTTCATAGCGATGCGCGAGATAGGAGGTCGCTGCCTTGGTCGTAAACAATACGAGCCGCCCGCCGTCGGCCTCGCGCCAGACCCGGAAGGCATTCCAGGACACATGACGCGATATGGAGACCCGGTCGAGATAATCCATCCCCGCGCGGCGGAAATGGCGGTCGCTCACAGGAAAGCCCGCGGGCTCGATAATATGTGCCTCGACCTCAAGACATGCGCACAGGCGCAGAATCGTCCCGGTATTTTGGGGGATATCGGGCTGATAGAGGGCGATCCGCATGGGCGATGAGGCGATTGAAAAATGGGGGCAAAAACCGTTGCCATGCGCAGAATTTGCGCATCGCGCGAGCGGGAGCCGATACCGGGCTTGCGCTCAATCGGCAAGGGTGCCAATAGATCGATTCTAGATCACCTGTTCTGCCCTCAGCGCGGGACAATTGGTCTTTGCCACCGCGAGGCCCGCGGGCACCGGCTGACGTTTCCCGCGCGTTTGCCCGCGCATTGATGGGAGGCCGTCGGGCGGTTGCAGTTCGGAAAGGGTTTGCAAACGTGACTGCTTCTTCTTCGGCACATCCGGCGACGCGCCGTGATTTTCTTTATGTCGCAACCGGTGCGGTTGCTGCCGTAGGCAGCGCGGCCGCTGTCTGGCCGCTGATCTCCCAGATGAATCCCGACGCCGCGACGATTGCGGCCGGTGCACCGATCGAGGTCGATCTGTCGCCGATCGCGGAGGGACAGGACATCAAGGTGTTCTGGCGCGGCAAGCCGATCTACATCATGAACCGGACCAAGAAGCAGGTCGAGGAGGCGCGCGCCGTTAACGTGGCGACCCTTCCTGATCCGCAGACTGACCAGTCCCGCGTCAAGGAAGGCCACGACCAGTGGCTCGTCGTGATCGGCATCTGCACCCACCTCGGCTGCATTCCGATTGCCCACGAAGGTTCTTACGACGGCTTCTTCTGCCCCTGCCATGGCTCGGTCTACGACACGTCCGGCCGTATCCGCCAAGGGCCCGCGCCGCTCAACCTCCCCGTACCTCCGTACGCTTTCGTCTCCGACACCAAGATTAAAATCGGCTGACGTCAGTCGCCGTCTACTTTCCAGGATCGCAACTCATGAGCGGACCCTCTACCTATAACCCGCAAAATCCAGCCTTGAAGTGGATCGAGCAACGCCTGCCGATTGGCGGACTAGTCCATTCCTCCTTCGTCGCCTATCCGACACCGCGTAACCTCAACTACTGGTGGACCTTCGGCGCTATCCTTTCGATGATGCTCGCGGTGCAGATCATCACCGGCGTCATCCTCGCGATGCACTACACGCCGCACGTCGACTTCGCCTTCAAGTCGGTCGAACTGATCGTGCGTGACGTGAACTACGGCTGGCTGCTGCGCTACATTCATGCGAACGGCGCCTCGATGTTCTTCATCGCCGTCTACATCCATATGTTCCGTGGTCTCTATTACGGGTCCTACAAGGCGCCGCGCGAGGTACTCTGGATTCTCGGCGTTATCATCTACCTGTTGATGATGGCGACGGGCTTCATGGGTTACGTGCTGCCGTGGGGCCAGATGAGCTTCTGGGGCGCGACCGTCATCACCAACCTGTTCTCGGCGATCCCGTATGTCGGCGACAGCATTGTGACGCTGCTGTGGGGCGGCTACGCGGTCGGCAACCCGACGCTGAACCGCTTCTTCTCGCTGCACTACCTGCTGCCGTTCGTGATCGCAGGCGTTGTCGTGCTGCACGTCTGGGCGCTGCATGTCGCTGGCCAGAACAACCCGGCCGGCGTCGAGCCGAAGACCGAGAAGGACACCGTGCCGTTCACGCCGTACGCGACCGTCAAGGACGGGTTCGGCATGGTCTGCTTCCTGATCTTCTTCGCCTGGTTCATCTTCTACGTGCCGAACTATCTCGGCGAGGCGGACAACTACATCCCGGCGAACCCCGCCGTGACGCCCGCGCACATCGTGCCTGAATGGTACTACCTGCCGTTCTACGCGATCCTGCGTTCGATCCCGAGCAAGCTCGGCGGCGTCATTGCGATGTTCGCGGCGATCATCGTGCTCGCGTTCCTGCCCTGGCTCGATAGCTGCAAGGTGCGTTCGTCGAAGTATCGTCCGCTTGCGAAGCAGTTCTTCTGGATCTTCGTCGCGGTCTGCATCGGCCTCGGCTATCTCGGCGCCCAGCCTCCGGAAGGCATCTACGTCATCGCGGGCCGCATCCTGACGGTTGCGTACTTCGCCTACTTCCTGATCGTTCTGCCGATCCTGTCGCGGATTGAGACCACACGGCCTCTGCCGAATTCGATCGCAGACGATGTGCTCGCCAAGTCCGGCAAGCAGCCGATGGTGTCGGCGGCGCTGGCCCTTGCACTGGCAGGCTCGTTGACGCTCGGTGGCCTCGACACTGCCAAGGCGGCTGATGGTCACGGCGCTGTGCCGGCGGCGATGAGCTGGTCGTTCGCAGGACCGTTCGGCAAGTTCGACCAGGGGCAGCTTCAGCGCGGCCTCAAGGTCTACAAGGAAGTCTGCGCGAGCTGCCATTCGCTCGACTACGTTGCCTTCCGCAATCTCGCCGATCCGGGCGGACCGGGCTACAGCCCGGCGCAGGCAGCAGCGTTTGCGTCGGAATACAAGGTCCAGGACGGTCCGAACGATGCCGGCGATATGTTCGAGCGTGCGGGCCGCCCCGCGGACTACTTCCCGGCGCCGTTCCCGAACGAAAACGCAGCTCGTGCCGCCAACGGTGGTGCGGCTCCGCCGGACCTGTCGCTGATGGCGAAGGCGCGCTCCTATGAGCGGCCGTTCCCGCGCTTCATCTTCGATCTGTTCACCCAGTTCCAGGAGCGTGGTCCGAACTACATCCACGCGCTCCTGACCGGGTATGCGGAAAAGCCTGCGAACTTCCAGTTGCCGGAAGGCTCGTTCTACAACACCTACTTCCCCGGCCACGCCATCAAGATGCCGCCACCGCTCTCCGACGGTCAGGTGACCTATGACGACGGCGCACCTGCGACGGCCGAGCAGTACTCGAAGGACGTCGCCGCCTTCCTGATGTGGACCGCGGAGCCTCACCTCGAAGCCCGCAAGCGGCTCGGCATGCAGGTGATGCTGTTCCTAGTCGTGCTGGCGGGACTTCTGTACTTCACCAAGCGCAAGATCTGGGCTGACGCTCACTGACGCTTGGATCGGACGCTTGGGTCGTTGCGATTTCGCAATGACGGCAGAAATGAAAAGGGCTCCTTCGGGAGCCCTTTTTCGTGAGGTGGCGTTGAACCCAGTGCGGCTTTGCCTCGTTGCACTCCGGGGCGTGAGGCGGCATTGTCAGCCTCGTTCCATTGCTATTTCCCGAGGTTTCTCATGGGCACTACGATCAGCTTCTCGCGTCCCGACGGCAAGGAAGCCACGGGCTATCTCGCCAACGCTGCGCGCGGCAATGCGCCGGGCGTCGTCGTCATTCAGGAATGGTGGGGACTGTCCGAGCAGATCAAGGGACTGGTCGATCGCTTCGCGGTGGCCGGGTTCGATGCGCTGGCGCCCGATCTCTTCAACGGCGTGGTCGTGCCGTATCACGACGCCGAGGCGGCGGCGAAGGAGATGCAGTCGCTGAATTTCATGGACGCGACCGAGCAGACGGTGCGCGGCGCTGTACAGTATCTCAAGCGCAACGGCGCCAAGGTTGGCCTCACCGGTTTTTGCATGGGCGGCGCGGTGACCATCATCGGCGCGGCGAAAATTCCGGAGTTGACGGCAGCGGTCTCGTTCTACGGTGTGCCGCCGGCGGAAGCAGTGAAGCCTGCCGACGTGAAGGTGCCGCTGCAGGGTCACTTCGCCAATAAGGACGATTACTTCTCGCCCGAGATGGTCAATGCCTTCGAGAGCGGGCTGAAGAAAGCGCGCAAATCGTGCGAATTCTTCCGCTACGACGCCGACCATGCCTTCGTGAACGAACAGCGCGCTTCGGTCCACGATCGGCAAGCGGCGGAGCTCGCCTGGGGCCGGGCGATCGATTTCTTCAAGAAGCATTTGGGGTAGGGGCAGGGCTTGGTCCTGCCTTCGTGAGAGCAGGCGAGGGGCGTTCGGCCGGTATGCGGCCCTTGACATCTGCCCTGCCGGGTGATGATTTGCCGCTCATGACCGCAGCGATCCGCACCCTCCGTTCTTGGTGGCGCACCTTGTAAAAGGTGGCCGGTGCGATTGCGCATGAATTTTCGTCATGACTTGTCGTCGAGGCCGCCACGCAGGGCGGCTTTTTTATTGGTCTTGCATGGCGTCCTCATCAAACCCCTGAAAAGGCGCACGAACGATCCGTCAAACTGCTCACGTTTCCGCGGATCATGCGCTAAGAGGAACCCATGAACAGGACCGTTTTTTCGCTTCCCCCCACGGTGGCCTACACCACGGCCCGCGGCCTCGAGGTGACGCGGCAGGTGACGCCGTTCTCCGGCGGGCAGAAGCTCGATGCGCTGATCGATCTCCTCGATCGGCGGCGCGGCGTTGTGCTGTCGTCCGGCACCACGGTGCCGGGACGCTATGAGAGTTTCGATCTCGGCTTCGCCAACCCGCCGCTGCGGGTGGAGTCGCGTGGGGAGAATTTCACCATCGCGGCGTTGAACGCGCGCGGCAAGGTGCTGGTCGCGTTCCTCGCGGCGACGCTCGAGCATCCCGCCATCGAAATCACCGCGATGACCATCGAGCGCATCGAAGGCCATATCGTGCGTGGTGCCGCGCCGGTCGATGAAGAGCAGCGCACCCGCCGCGCATCGATCATGACGCTGGTGCGCGAAATCATTGCGTCGATGAGCCATGCGGGCGATCCGCTACTCGGCCTGTTCGGCGCATTCGCCTACGACCTTGTGTTTCAGATCGAGGATTTGAAACAGAAGCGCGAACGCGAAGCCGATCAGCGCGACATCGTGCTCTACATTCCCGACGAGTTGCTGGCTTACGACCGCGCAACCGGGCGCGGCGTCGTGATCGAATACGAATTCAGCTACAAGGGCGCGACAACGCGCGGGCAGGGACGCGATACGCCGGACAGTATTTATGCCAAGACGAAGCGCGAAGGCTTTGCCGATCACGCGCCCGGCGATTATCAGGCGACGGTTCAGCGCGCCCGGCAGGCATTTGCGCGCGGCGACCTGTTCGAGACGGTGCCCGGGCAGTTGTTCGCGGAGCCGTGCGAGCGCACGCCGGCCGAGGTGTTCAAGCGGCTCTGCACGATCAACCCTTCGCCCTACGGCGCGCTGCTCAATCTTGGAGAAGGCGAGTTTCTGGTCTCCGCCTCGCCGGAAATGTTCGTGCGCTCCGACGGCAAGCGCGTCGAGACCTGTCCGATCTCGGGCACGATCGCGCGCGGTGCGGATGCCATCGGCGACGCGCGGCAGATTCAGGAGTTGCTGAACTCGCAGAAGGACGAGTTCGAGCTCAACATGTGCACCGACGTTGATCGCAACGACAAGGCGCGCGTCTGTGTGCCGGGTTCGATCAAGGTGCTGGCGCGGCGGCAGATCGAGACCTACTCGAAGCTGTTCCACACCGTCGATCATGTCGAAGGCATGCTGCGGCCGGGGTTCGATGCCATCGACGGTTTTCTCACCCATTGCTGGGCTGTGACGGTGACCGGCGCGCCGAAACTGTGGGCGATGCAATTCGTCGAGGACAACGAGCGCTCGTCGCGCCGCTGGTACGCCGGCGCACTCGGCTTCCTTGGCTTCGATGGTGGCATCAACACCGGCCTCACCATCCGCACCATCCGCATGAAGGACGGCCTCGCCGAGGTGCGTGTCGGCGCAACGCTGCTGTTCGATTCCGATCCGGTCGCGGAAGAGCTGGAGTGCCAGACCAAGGCGGCGGCGCTGTTTCAGGCGCTACGCGGCGATCCGCCAAAGACGCTCTCGGCCTTCGCGCCGGATGCGACCGGTTCGGGCAAGCGCGTGCTGCTTGTCGATTGCGATGACTCGTTCGTGCACATGCTGGCGGATTATTTCCGTCAGGTCGGCGCGAATGTCAGCGTGACGCGGCACGTGCATGCCATGGAGCGACTCAAGAACGAGACGTTCGATCTTCTCGTGCTGTCGCCCGGTCCCGGGCGGCCGGAGGATTTCGGCGTGTCGCGATTCATTACCGAGGCACTCGGCAAGAAGATGCCGGTGTTTGGCGTCTGTCTCGGCCTGCAGGCGATCGGCGAGCATTTCGGAGGCCAACTTGGCCAACTCGCGCAGCCCGCGCACGGCCGGCCTTCGCGCGTGCAGAACCGTGGCGGCACCTTGATGCGCAATCTGCCGAACGAGATCACCATCGGCCGCTATCATTCGCTGTTCGTTGCGCCCGACAAAATGCCAGATGTTCTCGTCGTCACCGCGACGACGGAAGACGGCGTGCCGATGGCGATCGAACATAAGGATTTGCCGGTCGGCGGCGTGCAATTCCATCCCGAGTCGCTGATGTCGCTGGAAGGCGATGTCGGCCTCAAGATCGTCGAGAACGCGTTCCGGCTGGGGCAGAAATAAATGGCAGAAGCATCCATGACCATCGCTGACGATTTGAAGGCCTCGGTCCGCGCGATCCGGGATTATCCGAAGCCCGGCATCATCTTTCGCGACATCACGACGTTGCTCGGCGATGCGCGCGCGTTCCGCCGGGCGGTGGATCAACTGGTGCAGCCGTGGGCCGGCTCGAAGATCGACAAGGTCGCGGGCATCGAGGCGCGCGGTTTCATTCTCGGCGGCGCAGTCGCACATCAGGTCTCGGCCGGGTTCGTGCCGATCCGCAAGAAAGGCAAGCTGCCGCACACCACGGTGCGCATTGCTTACTCTCTCGAATATGGTCTCGATGAGATGGAGATGCACGCCGATGCGGTGAAGCCCGGCGAGCGCGTGATCCTGATCGACGATCTGATCGCGACTGGCGGCACTGCGGAGGGCGCCGTCAAGCTGCTGCGCCAGATCGGCGCCGAAGTCGTTGCGGCTTGTTTCATCATCGATCTGCCGGATCTCGGCGGTGCGGCCAAGCTGCGGGCGATGGATGTGCCGGTGCGCACGCTAATGGAATTCGACGGGCACTAACGCGATACGCCCTTATTGCTGGGCGTACTATTCGTAAAGCTTCAGCCGCGCTTCGAGATTGCGGAATTTCGTGTAGTTGGCGCGGGTCCACTGGTGCAGCTCCGCGGATGAGTCCTGTGCCGTCCGCAGATAATGCGTGAACGAGAACGTCTGGCGCTGCACGATGGAGCGGAGGAACGCCGGCAGCGCCGCGATCCGCAGCGGCCTTACGCTGGTGAAATCTTTCGGCGTTTCGCCGTGTAAAACATGCTCGTTGTCGACCGGGATCAACGGCGATCCCGGAAAGGTCTTGCGCAGCATCGTCCAGGCATTGGACGAGGTGCGTGTCGCATCGGGGATGAACAGCACCACCGGCTCGATGCCGTGCCGGATCGCTTCTTTCATGAAGCCGATTTCGTCAACAACCCTGAAGAAATCATCGAAAGCATGCAGCCCGAGGTCGATCACCTTGGAGACGCCGTCATTGATGATGAGGCGATCCATCAGCGCCATCTGGGCGCGAGTATCGTCGATCGCCGCGGTCTCGGTGGTGCGGGGCAGGTAGTCGAGCAGCGAGGGTTCGCGCAGGTTGATGTCGAAGGCGAGCACATTGCCGTTCTGCAGCAACAGGAATTCGCTCAGGACGCGAGAAATCAGCGTCTTGCCGACATCAGGTCGCGGCGAGGAAACGATGTAGACAGGCGTGCGGGGCATCGTGAAAAATCAGCCGCGTGCGGCGTTCGCGCCGCGGCCGTCATTGTCAGTCTTCGTCGGCGCGGGCAAAGCCCTTGTCCTTGCTGCCGACAATGTCGGTGAGCTTGATGCGGTCGAACTCGCCCCAGACATTGCCGAGCCAGTGACGGACATAGCCGCGCAGCACGAAGGAATAGTTGGCGGTTTCGTCGTTCGGGCCCTTGTTAGCGACGAACTTCAGGAACGGTACCGAGGAGACCTCGACCTGCTCATAGGCCATTTCGTTGAGCTTCGGGATGGTGATCTCGGTCGCGTTCTTGATGCGCTTGAAGTACGAGTTGTAAGTCGCCTGGTCCCACTCGAAGAAGCTCGTGTTGTTGATGAAGTTCTTCACCAGGAAGTACTTCGCGCCGTCCATGAAGCTCGCGGTCTCGGCGATCTCGTCGAGCGAGGCGATCGACGGGCCGAGGATGTGGAACACGGCAAAGGTGATCTGGCCGGAGCGGGCGGCGTCGAGGAAGCCGATATCGCGCAACGCTGCGAGGGTGGGCGACATCAGGCCTGCGCGGACGTCGATCACGGTGACGTTGGCGGTCGCCGTGTTGAGCGTATCGAAGATTTTCATCTGGTCGGAGGTCGTCGTGACGTCGACGATCTCTGTGACCTCCGGATGAAACCGCTTCAGCGTGCCGCGCGGGGACTCGGTATCGAAGGCCCGCGTCGGAATGTTGTTGGCGGTGAAATAGTCCAGAACGGTGCGTGACACAGTAGTCTTGCCGACCCCGCCTTTGTCCGCACCCACCACAATAACTGCCGGCTTCGCCATCACGTCCCTTTACCGCGCCAGACTGGCTCGCACCAGTGGCGCCACCCAGCGTTTTTCGGACCATGGCAGAATCGAGAGA encodes:
- a CDS encoding anthranilate synthase component I encodes the protein MNRTVFSLPPTVAYTTARGLEVTRQVTPFSGGQKLDALIDLLDRRRGVVLSSGTTVPGRYESFDLGFANPPLRVESRGENFTIAALNARGKVLVAFLAATLEHPAIEITAMTIERIEGHIVRGAAPVDEEQRTRRASIMTLVREIIASMSHAGDPLLGLFGAFAYDLVFQIEDLKQKREREADQRDIVLYIPDELLAYDRATGRGVVIEYEFSYKGATTRGQGRDTPDSIYAKTKREGFADHAPGDYQATVQRARQAFARGDLFETVPGQLFAEPCERTPAEVFKRLCTINPSPYGALLNLGEGEFLVSASPEMFVRSDGKRVETCPISGTIARGADAIGDARQIQELLNSQKDEFELNMCTDVDRNDKARVCVPGSIKVLARRQIETYSKLFHTVDHVEGMLRPGFDAIDGFLTHCWAVTVTGAPKLWAMQFVEDNERSSRRWYAGALGFLGFDGGINTGLTIRTIRMKDGLAEVRVGATLLFDSDPVAEELECQTKAAALFQALRGDPPKTLSAFAPDATGSGKRVLLVDCDDSFVHMLADYFRQVGANVSVTRHVHAMERLKNETFDLLVLSPGPGRPEDFGVSRFITEALGKKMPVFGVCLGLQAIGEHFGGQLGQLAQPAHGRPSRVQNRGGTLMRNLPNEITIGRYHSLFVAPDKMPDVLVVTATTEDGVPMAIEHKDLPVGGVQFHPESLMSLEGDVGLKIVENAFRLGQK
- a CDS encoding cytochrome c1, whose translation is MSGPSTYNPQNPALKWIEQRLPIGGLVHSSFVAYPTPRNLNYWWTFGAILSMMLAVQIITGVILAMHYTPHVDFAFKSVELIVRDVNYGWLLRYIHANGASMFFIAVYIHMFRGLYYGSYKAPREVLWILGVIIYLLMMATGFMGYVLPWGQMSFWGATVITNLFSAIPYVGDSIVTLLWGGYAVGNPTLNRFFSLHYLLPFVIAGVVVLHVWALHVAGQNNPAGVEPKTEKDTVPFTPYATVKDGFGMVCFLIFFAWFIFYVPNYLGEADNYIPANPAVTPAHIVPEWYYLPFYAILRSIPSKLGGVIAMFAAIIVLAFLPWLDSCKVRSSKYRPLAKQFFWIFVAVCIGLGYLGAQPPEGIYVIAGRILTVAYFAYFLIVLPILSRIETTRPLPNSIADDVLAKSGKQPMVSAALALALAGSLTLGGLDTAKAADGHGAVPAAMSWSFAGPFGKFDQGQLQRGLKVYKEVCASCHSLDYVAFRNLADPGGPGYSPAQAAAFASEYKVQDGPNDAGDMFERAGRPADYFPAPFPNENAARAANGGAAPPDLSLMAKARSYERPFPRFIFDLFTQFQERGPNYIHALLTGYAEKPANFQLPEGSFYNTYFPGHAIKMPPPLSDGQVTYDDGAPATAEQYSKDVAAFLMWTAEPHLEARKRLGMQVMLFLVVLAGLLYFTKRKIWADAH
- a CDS encoding adenine phosphoribosyltransferase, producing MTIADDLKASVRAIRDYPKPGIIFRDITTLLGDARAFRRAVDQLVQPWAGSKIDKVAGIEARGFILGGAVAHQVSAGFVPIRKKGKLPHTTVRIAYSLEYGLDEMEMHADAVKPGERVILIDDLIATGGTAEGAVKLLRQIGAEVVAACFIIDLPDLGGAAKLRAMDVPVRTLMEFDGH
- a CDS encoding tRNA (cytidine(34)-2'-O)-methyltransferase encodes the protein MRIALYQPDIPQNTGTILRLCACLEVEAHIIEPAGFPVSDRHFRRAGMDYLDRVSISRHVSWNAFRVWREADGGRLVLFTTKAATSYLAHRYEDTDILLFGRESAGVPDEVAESADQRLLIPIAEGMRSLNIAVSAAMALGEALRQTRHGVTNGDNAP
- the petA gene encoding ubiquinol-cytochrome c reductase iron-sulfur subunit, with product MGGRRAVAVRKGFANVTASSSAHPATRRDFLYVATGAVAAVGSAAAVWPLISQMNPDAATIAAGAPIEVDLSPIAEGQDIKVFWRGKPIYIMNRTKKQVEEARAVNVATLPDPQTDQSRVKEGHDQWLVVIGICTHLGCIPIAHEGSYDGFFCPCHGSVYDTSGRIRQGPAPLNLPVPPYAFVSDTKIKIG
- the queE gene encoding 7-carboxy-7-deazaguanine synthase, with protein sequence MSYAVKEIFLTLQGEGAHAGRTAVFCRFAGCNLWTGREQDRADATCRFCDTDFVGTDGTLGGRYATADALADQIAATWGEGTTHRFVVLTGGEPLLQIDVELIEALHARHFMIAVETNGTLPAPPGLDWICVSPKADTELAIRQGHELKLVYPQAENTPEDYAALAFAHFSLQPMDGPDLAQNTERAIDYCLRHPQWRLSVQTHKTIGIR
- a CDS encoding dienelactone hydrolase family protein, which encodes MGTTISFSRPDGKEATGYLANAARGNAPGVVVIQEWWGLSEQIKGLVDRFAVAGFDALAPDLFNGVVVPYHDAEAAAKEMQSLNFMDATEQTVRGAVQYLKRNGAKVGLTGFCMGGAVTIIGAAKIPELTAAVSFYGVPPAEAVKPADVKVPLQGHFANKDDYFSPEMVNAFESGLKKARKSCEFFRYDADHAFVNEQRASVHDRQAAELAWGRAIDFFKKHLG